The Labrus mixtus chromosome 18, fLabMix1.1, whole genome shotgun sequence DNA segment TGATATTTTTAACATGTCGTATAAGAGAGGAAGTTTCAGTCCGCCtcacatgtattttaaagtcCATAACCTAATTCCTAAGCAGGGCGGGGGAAAACACTTAGTGTCTGTTGGACTCTTACCCAAACGGTTATTTAAAGACCAGCTGGGACCTCGGTGTGTTTTTGGGGGTTGCCAACAACGACGCTCGCCATGCCGTGTTtcacatgtctgtgtgtcaacaggcagtaaaaaacaaagaatcggttgttttgtttgcagctgACGGACAAGACAGACAGTCATAACAATGTCAGCAGGGCTTTCCCCTCAGACGACCTGTTAGCATCTCCGCAGATTGAAACAATCCTGAAGGTTGAACTCCACCCTGACACTGCTGGCCCCATCCGTCCTCATACGTCAATCTGAACAAGCCATACCGTCTTTATGCTAGATGTGCCACTTGTCTTCTCGGAGGATACTACATGTAATAGAATAGCAAAAGAAGTGTGCTTCTAACATGTGTTACCCTGGTATGGTTCTCCCAACCAGCTAAAGAGGGGTTCAAGACCCCCCCAGTTTACTCACACTAACAGAGTCCACTAACTCTATCAAAGAAGTGCAATTGTTACCTTGTGTTTTTCTATACTCTACTTACAGTACCCTCAAAGAGCTCTTTAAGGACAGAGAGGATGCTCACTTCTCAGTCTCCCTCGCAGCGCGGATTCTGTGGTCTGCTGGATTCTTTCAGTTCCCGAAGCATCATAAAGGGAGGGACACACTACCTCTGCTTAGTGCATTGAGATTACATTAGGGTAGTATAATACGTAACACAAGTCCTTTGTTGACAAAGCGATGACTCTGCTTTTAGCTTGGATCCTCCCGTTTAGCATTTCAGAAATGTTCTCTCAAAGCGGTCTGTTTTGAGCAACAGTTGCTGTCACTCTGTGCTTACGTAATCCTGCAGAGAGTTCCCCTGATTGACAGTGAAATATTTGTGAGGGCTGATGTACGGGGAGGCCGAGGCGCCACGAGTCTGAATCCCGCCACACATGTCAAAGAACGAGAAAACTGAAGCCCTAATTGGCcgacaggaagagaaaaggagTCCTTAAAGAGTGGAGGGTTCTGTAAGATGTGTGTgatgttcaaattaaaataaccactaacacatacacacacatatacacaccacttctactactactaagTGCGTCTACACTATTTAGCATGTGTTGAGATGTCATGTTAATATGATGCCACATGTATTTTGAATATGTTGCCTTTCACCAAACTGGtacaacaaagagagaaaaaaaaatgtttattttacatttctgctaaaaaaaaaaaaaattgaattaccTCAAAACGTCGAATAGTATTTTTGTAAGACTGAATTGAAGCGAAGCGTCTCTTCTCGCACAAGCTGCAAAAAAGCagatgcaattttttttcttgttgggaaaaaaaacaaaaactgaaagagAATCTGATTGGTTTGTGAGACGTCAGGTTTCTCTGATTCCAGCAGTGCCTTGGCTACGGCTAAGAAAAGCAGAGATTAAAGCTGCAGTCAGAGCTCCATCTCCTCTCGCTGTTACATTGGAGGggaggaggtgttgtcaggcaAGGATCCGTCCTTCAACAGTGTTGGTGAAAGGAATCCATGGAGTCGTTCGTTTAAAGCAATGTGTATTTACTAAGCCAGAGGGGTAAAGTAGGCGAGGTCACACGGGGGGAGGCAGCTGGAGGGCTCAGGGGAATCAGGTATTTTTTGCAaactaaccaaaaaaaaagtgttggaaAAAGGGGCTGGCTGGCACAGCGAGTACTGATACTAGAACACCTCTGGTACTTAGTTTATTTATGCTCATTACACGGTGGCTTatcttgttttaaaacattaccAGAGATTAATTTCTTTGAGGGAAATGTGCACAGACTTGAAGGAAAGTTGTGTCTTAGTCCAGCCCCCAGTCGGGATACAAAACCTCCAATCAGTTTTGTATCAGAGTAAAGACGGGAAGAAAAGATGACTGAGTTTGTGACTAAAGTTTGGTGACCCCCTACTTATTGCACATTGGGGGGCCCAAAGAGCCCTCCATAACCTCTCAGTGTGACCACTACGCAGCTCTCTGGCCAGACTGAGCACCCTGGTGTCTTCATCCTGTGTGTGGAGGCCAGCCATTTCTGTAGCTGAAGTTataggacaaaaacaaagtttggtGTTTTATATAGAAGAGAGGGAGGTGATATTTTTCTGGTACTGCACTGTGATAACGCGGTGCGAGAGGTTTTTTCTACATTCAAAGATTGGCTCCGATGTTCAAGAGGGACGACATGTTAGGGAAATTGACGCACCTCTTGATGAAGTGGATATTTTATGTGCTATTTGTGAGGAAagcggctttaaaaaaaaaaaaaaaatccctttttgATCGTCCAAATATGACTCACTCCTCAGGGGACTGTCGGCActaattgttttggtttgtcCTTTTTCTATCGAGGTTCAAAAGGAATCAAAAGGCTCTTCACTGTCCTCGCAGACCGTGGGAGGAATTAGCTCAGGTGTTATTATCTCTCGACCTGAGATtgcccaattaaaaaaaaaacaagttgtctAACAGAAGACGGGGGTGAAGTGGTGGTTAACATCACAATCTGAGGCTAAAAATAGACTGGCTGCACTGCCACGtataaaataaagaagttaTTTGTGTCGAGGAACATTTACTATTCAAGGTGGGTGGTGTTTGTTGTCATGATGACAGAATTAGATCCTGGGGGGGAATAATGAAAGGGTTCGTTTCTTCTTCGCTCCACACATGCCGTCAAATTCAGCGAGAATAAACATATATAAATAACTTAATGTCTCTGAGGAACtgaggagcaaaaaaaagagaatcagcTGACTTCAAAAGTGCCAAACTGACCTCCATGTTTCGTTCCGAGGATTGTTCACAGCGAGTGAGCTGAACAGAATCGCATTTGCACAAAAGCTACtgtaacttctgtttttttcctgtgactgatgctttttataatatatttgttgtttttattgcacCACCGTAAtccattaaaatatttatatgGTTGACCAActtggttccttttttttttctctcacttacTGTAGCATCCACTCAAAGGTCtacgttgtgttttttttttgtgctctgaAATGTGTGTTAGCTGTTTGGTGCTCAGATATCAGCAGCCACACATGCCGCCAGTTCAGCATAGTAGTGGATTTATCACTTGGTGAAACAGCATGGATTCCCTCTGTGCTTCCAAACCCTGTATCAGCACCAACTGAGACGGGGAGCTCTGTGTTATTGGGGGAGGTAGACTAAACAGTAACTgtctgcagggtgtgtgtgtgtgtgtgtgtgtgtgtgtgtgtgtgtgtgtgttttgtggtttgGCTATTAACTCACTTTGTTAGAGAGAAATGGCAGCTGAGAGAATGTGAGGAATCCTTCCCACATAACACAGTTTGAGCCCCTCGGTTTCctcacgctgtgtgtgtgtgtttaaaagaaaagcagatattgtgtgtgtgtgtgtgtcctttgtATTGTTGCCAGGCAGATACAGTCCTTCACATGGCTAACCCCTGACATCAGCGTATCCTCGCCTCTCTGCTACCACTGCGCCGCCAGTTTCTCCCCAGCGACTCAAggcaagccccccccccccgacacacacTGCCCAGACACActtagaacatttaaaacacactcTTACTACATCACATCCACCGTTAACCGCCCCCTTTTCTCATACCCACCCcactgttgttgtatttttatttactgaGCCAGTGAGCTGTGGCTATTTgtgggctattatgaaagccacATGTAAACACTCATCACTCTCGCTGGCGTCTGCCAAAGCCCGCTGAGTGGGCCCAGGTCACTGCAGCTAAAGTGCAACGCACAGTGGTGGACTTTGAGAGTTATTGAACATTTAAACTTCAGCTAATTTGATTTCATGTGACGCGTTTCAGAGACATTTTACAAGATGTCACCAGCCTTGTTTCTGGTTTAAGTTCATGTTGGTAACAATgtcttctgctcctctgccaATTCATTACAGAAAGAACAACCCTGTAATATATCATACCTCCATGAAGGTCTGCCATGTTTGGAGGCTGCGCTTTAAGATCGCTTCGAACTACATCCTCTGAAAATGATTGTAGGATTTCTTGCAGGTGTTTTATGAAGACTGTTAATAATTACTTAATAAACCAACAACTAAGTCCAATAGCATGTCCCCTACTATTCAACTAATACTAGAATAAACACTAATTTACTATAATCTGTACAACAGAGGCGTGTCCAAAGGactggcatgggcccccctagaaatctgattggccaccccaaatatcctaaactatgattggctatttgtcCTGTGGGACTTATGGAAAAACTAACTATTAGGTATTTTGCAAAGAGTGCATATCAATGCAGCATATTTTATTCTGcttgtactttaaattgtaaagTTGCACATTTGTagccgtcttttccctgctccacttttcagaaaatgtgtgctcaaacaggccgtttggagatttccccttcatgacatcacaaagggcagtagcccctctcccaggtgggtgacactcccacagctaggtgtttgttctgccctctgagtctgcccgagtacacccaagcccttccagagagggggcgtggtcagacacagctcatttacatatttaaaggtacagacacagaaacagcctgttctgagcagggctgaaatagaggggtttatagacatgatcaaatacaggatcagagtggatttagaacaagaaacttcacacacatgttttgaggagctctgagacttatttaaactggatgaagaggaggaggatatgtcacctttaaaactTTCAGGGTCATTTTAAGGCCTCTCTCTCAGTAATATGATTAATACTGgaaactttatttgtacctttGCAGATAccgtgcctggaaaaaaaaagtggtccaAATATGGATactgttttcacatttcatttttatttcattccttTCGACAATCATCATTCCAAAAGGCAGATTAACCTTCAATGACATAACATCAATAATCAAATGCACTCTCGATCTGAATTATATAACTGTTGAGCACCATAAATTTTCATACATGACTGGCAGTAAGATGGCTCCATCTGTTTCATAGAGGTTGAAAAGCTCCCGCAACAATTGTAGTATGAAAATCAACTTTATTAGGCCGACACGTTTGGGCTCATGGCCTCCATCTGGGTCCCTGATGAAGACCACTATCTGAACAATGTCGGtctaataaagttgatcttgtGTTGCTGAAGCTGGTAAACCTGAATGGTTATGACTTGGAGTTTgaatttttgtaaatatattcaaagaCAGTCATGGTTTGAAAGAGTCCAtatcaaaaacatcaacaggaaGCTGTTCACTGGTCGCTGCGATCCTTTTGGTTTCACTCTTCTCCGACCGCCTGCTTGATGTCAAAGGTCATCAAAACAGCCATGTCACTGGACTCCCCCAAGGCGGCCGCTAGCTTCAGTTGTTGGAGACCGTTTCCGCTGAAAACCTCGCCCTCCCAGACTCTGCTCTTGTTCAGTTTCAGATCAGTTCTCGTCTCCCCGACTACGCTCACCCTCTGGACCCCGGGGACCCTCACCCTGAAGCGGACCCACGAGAGGGGCTCCAGCAGGCCCACACGGGGCTCAAAGAGCACGCAGCCTTTCCTCCAGGCGGAGAAGACGCAGGGGAAAGGAGGGCACGGCTGATCGCAGCTGTTCCTCAGAACAAAGTCACACATGGGGTTGAAGTCTCCGCCGGGGGCGATCCTGGCATACAGGCCCAGCCGATACACACCGGCATCAGGCAGGCTGACGCTCACCGTCacttttgtgtctgtgtatgtgcagAAGAGGTGCCGGGAAAGCGGGATGGCGgctgttttttcctcttctctgctgAGCACGGTGTGAAGCTCGAGGTCCCGCTGGTTGTGGAAGGTGATGTTACACTTCCCTTGCTGTGTGCTCAACAGTGCGGTCGTGTGGCTAAATTTCAACAGCCCTGCCTCTGTCGTGCGGGTTCCAGGACCGCACACTGAACCCAGGTTGGGGGGGAAGAGCTCGTCCAAGCCGGCCACCTTCCCTTTGCAGTGCAACAGGAAGTTGGCGGCATTCTGGAACTTCAAATCTGTCTTCTCGTAGTCCCGCACAAACACTGTCAGCCGGTAGAAGCCGCGCATCGGGCACAAGACGTGGCAAGTCAGGACGTTCGGTTGAATCTGAGTCGCCAGGCAGCGCTTGGCCACAGTACCTTCCAGTTCTGGGTGCACCAGTTCACACAGCACCATCAGAGGCCTGGACGTCTTCAACGCCAACTCGAAGAcgccctcctccacctccgccACCTCGCTGCCCTGGCTGCTTCCCGCGACGCCCAGAGATCCCGCGGCGGTCTGCAGTCCCCACGACAAGAAGGGGTTCTCCGGGATCTCCTCCATGGCCCTTGGGGTCGGACACTCGACGGTGAAGGAGCAGACCCAAAACAGAGGCGCGGTGGCCGTTTCCGGTCTGGCGAACACCTTCACGTCGTACACACCGCTCGCCGgcggcagcagctgcagcttcatGCTCCGGTGGGAGACGGTGAGGAGGCCGTAGGAGGAGTTGTTGGACTCTTTCTGCTCTGAAGCGCCGCAGTGGAGAAGGTCCCGGTGCTGTGTGATCTCGTAGGTGAATGTCGCAGATCTGGAGAAGCCGAGGCACACGTTCGCCTCGCCGTCGTCTGAGGAGGAAATCAGAAAAGGATTTTGAGAAGGGTTGAAACTAGATAACAACCAGGGGTCGATAGGAGATGTTGGACtgattttgtgattttaaaagaatcacacaccttctcatttcaggaaaaaaaaaaccatatgcaCAAAAACAGGAATTCACATCCCCTTGTGACATCAACAAGTCAAAAGGACAGACCTGTGACAATGTGAGCGTGATGAGGCTGAACCAGCTTGAGCCCCATCGTGAAGAAGGTTGAGGTCTTGAAGACCCTCCTCTCAAATTCCTCCTGGGTAATGGGCGCGTCCACGAGCTGCCATTTCTCCTCGTCGGGAAAGTGGGAATCTATGAACTCCTCGGGGTCCGTTAGAAAATAGAAATCATCGAACCTTCAGGGCGACAGATGGAGACAACAGACTGGTTTGAGACCCCGCTCGCTGCTGGTTTGGGGGTGTGTGCGAATCCACTAAAGAGCAAACTCAAACTTGTCACGATTGCATGCGGTGTTGCTTCACTGTTTGGggtaaaatacaaaaagctaTTTGCCTGATTCCTCTTTTTATTCCTGCATTGGGTGTATTTCACAGAAAACATTCGTTCTAGCATTAAATCtccactgaaccaccaatgtGGTTGTagccacccccctccccccccccccaccccagtTTCAAACCTTTTGACAAAGCTTTCATGTTCCATATCCACTCGTCCTGCTCCCCAACAGGCGTCCAATAGGAACCACTGTCCTCCCAGAAGCACAGCGTTCCACAGGTGATCAGATTTCACATTCTTGAGGCTCTTGCCCTGGCGGTACCCGATGCCCTTACTGTGGCCCGGAACTTCTTGGCAATCGATGCCCACCTCTCTGTAAACAAAgaccaaacagaaaaatgtgctcgcttttttgttttttttgtttgttttgaattccCATCGTCGTTATACTCAATCTCAAGGTTTTTTAATGCTGTTGATAATTAATTCATCATTCAGCCAATGTTATATAAACGTGAAATGTCCAGCTGGAACTTAGAAGGGACCAAGGACACAGAA contains these protein-coding regions:
- the ky gene encoding kyphoscoliosis peptidase yields the protein MSAKVAIQKFSFPFSCAARLSQPDEVTQKGCVQAKALALHDLQENPIIREPSLVAVVGALVHDENQKSPPMAAAKVLDCAEASPSEVVCRRSAFEKLTVENEDQRPAAKRQLSSESAARTITVVKKSAVRKEAEEQRHLKLKPQRMTPCPAVTGKRRCRKDLFTNSEVFHRVDSHAIRAGAELKEKCVYDVKTIAQSVTQGARNELERVRAIWVWLCHNIEYDVSGYLGHSEKVSSPEEVIATGRGVCCGYSNLCTEMCREVGIDCQEVPGHSKGIGYRQGKSLKNVKSDHLWNAVLLGGQWFLLDACWGAGRVDMEHESFVKRFDDFYFLTDPEEFIDSHFPDEEKWQLVDAPITQEEFERRVFKTSTFFTMGLKLVQPHHAHIVTDDGEANVCLGFSRSATFTYEITQHRDLLHCGASEQKESNNSSYGLLTVSHRSMKLQLLPPASGVYDVKVFARPETATAPLFWVCSFTVECPTPRAMEEIPENPFLSWGLQTAAGSLGVAGSSQGSEVAEVEEGVFELALKTSRPLMVLCELVHPELEGTVAKRCLATQIQPNVLTCHVLCPMRGFYRLTVFVRDYEKTDLKFQNAANFLLHCKGKVAGLDELFPPNLGSVCGPGTRTTEAGLLKFSHTTALLSTQQGKCNITFHNQRDLELHTVLSREEEKTAAIPLSRHLFCTYTDTKVTVSVSLPDAGVYRLGLYARIAPGGDFNPMCDFVLRNSCDQPCPPFPCVFSAWRKGCVLFEPRVGLLEPLSWVRFRVRVPGVQRVSVVGETRTDLKLNKSRVWEGEVFSGNGLQQLKLAAALGESSDMAVLMTFDIKQAVGEE